DNA from Terriglobia bacterium:
ATCGACGAGATCGTCAAAACCATGCCACTGCTATCACCTGTTACTTTGACCTTCTCGCCTGCTAGGTCGGTGAGTTGCTCCGATTTCCCTCGAAGTTCGATCATCTTACCTTCGGCAACGACGACGTTCTCGCGCCGTGCTTAACGCAATCGCGTACGCAGTCGGCGTTCGGTTTGCTGGGCATCATGTGCTTCTTGGTGCACATGTTGTCGGTCAGGACTCTCGGGCCGTCATTGCGAGAGCTCGAAGCCTTGAACGGCTCCGACTGACCGCCTCCAGGAAGCACGCCGGCCAGGAATTTCCATCCCGAGAACACTAGCGTATGCTACGGCGTACTCCTGTCCTCCAGGCGACCAGGGCTAGGGCATCCCACCGAGCTGCCATCATGGGAACTGCTAAACTTGATGTCTTGTAACCGCGAACACCGTCATATCTATCATGCACGATCCAGGGTTACTGCTGGCAAGTGTCACTGACCATAGTCAAATTCGTGACCGTCATGTGACCGCTCTCTTTCGCGTGTTTATCCATGCCATGCTCTTTCATCTCCTCCTTCGTGTCTTCCTTCATCCCGTGCGCCATGGCATTTGACACTACGCCTACAATCTTGACCGTATGACCGACATGTTCGTCGAGTTTGACGCTGTCGCTCTTGATCTCCCATGTGCCTCCGTCTTTCGCGGTAAACTTGAATTCATTGGCATCTTCGCCTTTCTGAAGACAGCCGGTGAGCGTTCGCGTTTTCTTGTGAGTGGTTTTTGTGGTGTCCTGCGCAGTTGCCAGTTCGGCCGCGCCCGCAAACATGAACAACGCAATAAGCCCAGTCACGATCTTGAGTTTCATTATTAGCCTCCAAGGGAGTTGAGAACTTGCCTCACAGGCGGGATGGTACGACTTGCGCACGATGTGCGACTGGTCAAACTTGCACACTCCTGAAACCGGCGACTCTCGATTTACTCAGCGCTCCCATAGTTTTGCCTTCCGGACAAGCGGATAATACTTGGGATGCTTCCGCATATTCCGGTGAATACAGGAGGAACCATGAAGACTTTCCCCAATCCACCATCCTCCACCAAAACTCGAAACTCATCGATTGAACCTACGGCGGAGCTGCAAGAGAGAATCCGTGAACGTGCATACGAACTCTACGAACAACATGGACGAGAAGACGGGCATGATTGCGACGACTGGCTACAAGCTGAGTCAGAAATCACCGGAAAGCGAATGAAGACGGTCGCTGCTTAGTGAATCGTGTTTGGCTTCGTGTCTGAGATCACAGTACAAGGATTTGAGACACGAAGCTAACTTCGACAAGCCTCTCCGGGACTGAGTGCGGTTTCGAAGTACATAGGAGCTTCTTATGACTGTTTTGGAAAAAGCCGACGAGCAGGTGGCGGAATCAATCCGGAAACTTTCACACGCTACATCTTCCATGG
Protein-coding regions in this window:
- a CDS encoding DUF2934 domain-containing protein, with translation MKTFPNPPSSTKTRNSSIEPTAELQERIRERAYELYEQHGREDGHDCDDWLQAESEITGKRMKTVAA